The Pantoea trifolii nucleotide sequence GCCGTCGGCGGAGATTGCTAAAGCTATTCAGCAGCAGGCGCTGGAACAAGGTTTGATTCTTCTAACCTGCGGCGTGTACGGCAACGTGATTCGCTTCCTCTATCCGCTGACCATTCCCGATGCGCAGTTCGAGGATGCTTTGACGCTGTTGACGGGTATTCTGCGGGAACATTAACAATGTGTATAAGGTCGCCATAAATGGCGACCCTATGGCATGATTATGCTTCGCTGCTCTGCTTACGACGAGCAGCGTCGCTGTTACGGCTCAGCCACAGTGACAACGCCTTAAGCGAATCATCGGTGAACTCATCACAGCGTGCGGTGATCTCTTCCGGCGTCATCCAGAAGATCTCGTCTACTTCCTCTTCCTGCATAGCAAACGGACCATGGGAAACGCAGCTGAACAGCCCGCCCCATACGCGGCAATGCTGATCTTCAAAGTAGAACTGTCCGTGCTCGGCGAACGGAACGGCCGCAATACCCAACTCCTCTTCCGCTTCACGACGCGCCGATTCCAGCAGGTCTTCTCCGCTCTGCACCACGCCACCGGCAGTGGCATCCAGCATACCCGGCATGAAGTCTTTGATTTCAGTGCGACGCTGCACCAGAATTTTGCCCATGCCATCGTGCACCACAATATAGGTCGCACGATGACGCAGACACTGCGCACGCATTTGCGCACGGCTGGCCTGCGCAATGACTTCGTTCTCTTCGTTAACGATATCAACCCACTCGATACCGTCACCTGCCGTTTGATCCACCATCCGTAACCCTTTTGTGTTTTCGGCGTGCCCAGCACGCGCCTGTTTGCCATGCTTTATTAGAATAGGCGGTAAGGTAAAGCGTTCTTTTCGCCATCGCAAGGCGCATCGTGCTCAGCGTGTTTTACCGGATTCCGCTAACCAGAGTTGCACCGAAGCACGCTGCCACTGGAACTCAGCATAGTGCTGTAACTTCACTGGTAGCGCATCGCCGTGCAGCGCCAGGCGATTAATCATCACGGCTAAATCGGTATCCGCAATCGACCATTCGCCAAACAGATTTTGCTGTCCGTCAGGCAAAAGGCGCTGCACCGCAGCAATGAGTTTATTAGCGGCTTGCTCACCGGCTGGCGTAAGCGGCGCAAAACGTTCGCCAGCAAACAGCACTTCAGTGGGGCGCTCTGAGCGCAGTGCCATCAAGTCGCTGCGCAACCACGCCTGCACTTCGCGCGCATGCGCGCGTTTCTCACGATCGCGCGGATAGAGCCGCTCGAACTCTGGTGCCGGAAAACGCTCTTCCAGATACTCGGCAATCGCTGATGATTCCGTCAGCAGCACATCATCGATTTGCAGCGTCGGCACGCGGCAGGTCAGCGACAGTGCGCGGTACTCATCATCCCACTGCGCATTCTGCGATAAATCGACGCGCTTCAGGGTGAAGGGAATGCCCTTCTCGGTTAGCGCAACATAAACCGACATGGCGTAAGGACTGAAAAAGCAAGAATCTGACCACAAGGTAATGGTTGGATAATTCATTGGCTGCCTCAGGAAAGCGTCAGGTGTGCATCATGTTTACCGATTTTTATTTGTGAAGGCAATGGTGCGCTGGTCGGATCTTTAGCTGCTAAGACCAGCGCTGACTTTTCCTTTTTCTTCATAAGCGTAAGCAGAGTCACGCCGCGCGCACGCTTCTCTTCTATGCTCAATCTGAGCAGATAAAAAATGACAAGGAGGCTCAACATGCATTTACTGATCACCGGCGGCACCGGCCTGATTGGCCGCCACCTGATTCCGCGTTTGTTGCAGCTTGGCCATCAGGTGAGCGTTGTGACGCGCGATGTCGCCGCCGCACGCGAGAAACTCGACGCCAGCGTCGCGCTGTGGTCCGGCATCCATCAGCAAACTGATTTAAATGGCATTGATGGTGTTATCAATCTCGCGGGCGAACCGATCGCCGATAAACGCTGGACCGAACAGCAGAAGCAGCGGCTATGCGAAAGCCGCTGGCAGATTACCGAGCAACTGGTGTCGCTGATTCATGCCAGCAGCAATCCCCCACAATTTTTGATTTCCGGCTCGGCTACCGGCTTTTATGGCGATACCGGCGATCTGGTGCTGACCGAAGAGGATCCGGGGCACGACGAGTTTACCCATACGCTGTGCGACCGTTGGGAGCAATTGGCGCTGACTGCACAGAGCGATCGCACCCGCGTCTGCCTAATGCGAACTGGCGTGGTGCTGGCGAAAGAAGGTGGCGCGTTATCGAAGATGAAGCTGCCGTTTAAGCTTGGCGTCGGCGGCCCAATTGGCAGCGGCAAACAGTATCTGCCGTGGATTCACATCGACGATTTAGTTAACGCGATGCTGTGGTTGATCGACCATGCTGAACTGCGCGGCCCCTTCAACATGGTTGCGCCCTATGCGGTGCGCAATGAGCAGTTCGCCGCCACGCTCGGCCATGTAATGCATCGTCCGGCCTTTATGCGCACGCCAGCCAGCGCCATCAAGCTGATGATGGGTGAATCGGCGGTACTGGTGCTCGGCGGCCAACATGTGTTGCCGAAGCGCCTGGAAGAGTCAGGCTTTGGTTTTCGCTGGTACGACTTAGAGGAAGCCTTGCGGGAGGTCGTGTAGGGTCGCCATTAATGGCGACCTGGTTAATTAACTCCGCTGCTGCACAACACGTGATTTCAACGCAGCCGGTTCATGCGCATGTCCCGGCTGCGGCACACGAATAATAAAGGTCAGTACACCAGCAAACACATACAGCGCGGTATACGCCCACACCACGCCAACGATATCGAAAAACGGCAACATCACCGAAGCGATCGCAGGCGCAACAAAGTTACTTAGTCCAGCCGACAGATTGTAAATGGATACCGCAGCACCTTTATGATGCGGCTCCAGCGTTGGAAACACCGCAGTCATCGGCACAAAGGCCGCAACAAAAACTCCTAACATCACCGCCGGAATCAACGCCACCCAGAAGTTATGCCCGGCATACAGCGGCAGGTAGTAAAACGCCAGACTGGAAATGGCCATACCGAGGCAGCCAAACCAGCGCACCTGACGGATCCAACCCAGTTTCTCGCCGGTAATGCCCCAGAAGATGTTGGTAAAAATGGTGACGAAGAAGAACACCGCCCAGATTTGCAGCCACTCGGAAATGGTAAAACCAAGGCGATCAACGAACAGCAGCGGCATGATAATGGCGAAACCAAACAACGACAGCGTGTTAATGATGCGAATCAGGCAGGCATAAAACACGTGCTGGTTGGTAAACAGAATGGTTACCGCGCGCGACATTTCGGTCATTTTGTCGCGCATCGGCAAATTGACGCGCGAACGGTCAACCGGCACATGACGCAAGCTGAAGTAAGCCAGCACGCCACCGCAGGCAACCCAAATGATCGCCAGCCACAGCGTACCGGTTTCGCCCAGCATCGGGATGGTCAGACTCGGCAAATAGCTGCCAACCACACCGATGCCGACGGAATACATCGCCCAGAACCAACCGGTTGCGGCCGCCAGTTTTTCACGCGGCAGCACCTGTACCAGCATCATCATGAATGAGTAAATGAATAGCGGATACGCCAGACCGCGAATGCCGTAGAACAGCACCATCAGCGGATAGTTGCGCATGCCAAGACCCAACGACATAAACAGCGTGTGCATCACGATCCACAGCACGAAACCAATCATCATGGCACGCTGAGGCGTAATCAGTTCCGCCACCACGCCCGATGCCCAGGCTGCCAATGCCGCCGCCAGTCCGTAGAAGGTAAACACCACCGCTGACTGCGCCGGCGTGAAGCCCATATCGGTGATATGGCGCGATAGAAACGCCATTTCAAAGCCGTCACCCGCCATAAAAATAGCAATGGCGAGGAAGCCCCAGAACATCTTTTTCGGTAAGCCAAACCAGTAATCATTCGATTGCATCTCATTCATCCTCTGTCTGGAATTATTCAGGTAGCAATGCTCGCGCCTGCTGTTGTTGGGCATAGAGCGTGCGGAACAGCTGCAATCGCTGCTGCAGCACCTCGCCACGCTCAGCATCTGGCTGATAACGCGCCTGCACCGGCGGTTTAAGGCAAACTTCGCTCTCCACACCACCCGCGGCCAGCCACGCCAGACGCGCAGCTCCTAAAGCGCCGGACGCGCTGGCGGGATGCGTGACGATCGGCAGTTGCAGCACATCTGCGATCAACTGCGCCCACAGCGTGCTGCGCGCCCCGCCGCCGGTCAGGCTGCACTGCTGAATCTGGCGCTGCGCATCGCCAAGCACCGCGAAACCGTCGGCCAGACCAAATGCCACGCCTTCGATCACCGCGTAGCCGAGCAGCGCGCGTGGCGTTTCATGGCGCAGATTGAAGAAAGAACCGGAGGCGTCAGGATCGTTGTGTGGCGTGCGTTCACCGGAGAGATAGGGCAGGAAAACCGGCGCATGCCGCCGCTGTTCTTCGCTGAGCTGTGCCATCTCTTCCATTAGTTGGCTTTCGGTAACGGAGAGTAGATTGCACAACCAGCGCAGGCAGCTGGCGGCACTGAGCATCACGCTCATCTGGTGCCAGCGTCCGGGCAAGGCGTGGCAGAAAGCGTGCACGCCCGATTGCGGATCGGCCAGTAAGCGATCGTTGACCACAAAGATCACGCCGGAGGTTCCCAGCGAGATAAAGGCATCGCCAGGATTGACCGCGCCAACGCCGACTGCCGAAGCAGCATTGTCGCCCGCGCCGCCCGCCACGCAGACTGCGGCCGATAAACCCCATTCACTTGCCAGATCGGCTTTTAATGTGGCGCTGACGACGCTGCCTTCTACAAGCTCCGGCATGTTGGCGCGCGTCAGTCCAGTGATAGCCAGCAATTCGTCAGACCAGTCGCGCTTTGCTACGTCAAGCCACAGCGTGCCCGCCGCATCTGAAGGTTCACTGACAAAGCGTCCAGTCAAACGCCAGCGCAGATAATCTTTCGGCAGCAGCACTTTGTCGATGCGACGGAAAATCTCTGGCTCATGTTCCGCCACCCAACGCAGTTTGGGTGCGGTAAAGCCCGGCATGATCATATTGCCGCTAACTTGCATCATCTCTGGATGTTGCCTGCTCAACGCTTCACACTGCGGCGCGCTGCGCGTGTCATTCCACAGAATGCACGGACGCAGCACCTCGCCCTGCGCATCCAGCAGCACCGCGCCGTGCATTTGTCCCGACAAGCCAATGGCGCGAATCTCGCTCCACGCCTGTGCAGCCTGCTGGCGTAATCCAGCAAGCACTTCACCACACGCTTGCCACCAGCGTTCCGGATCCTGCTCCGCCCAGTGTGCATGCGGGCGTTGTACGTTAAGCGTGGCGTGATTCGAGGCGATGATCTCGCCCTGCGCATTGATGATCAGCGCTTTGAGCTCCGAAGTACCAATATCCATTCCCAGATACATGCTGCGCTCCTTACACTGCGGCCAGCGCGCGTTCTGGCTGTTTCAGCCACAGCTGCAGATCCGCCACGCTGCGCGTCACCAGCGCATGAAACGCCTTCTCCTGTGCCAGCTCGCCAAACAGCGCGCTATCGCTGAGGAAAGCGTTCAGAGCATCGGAGCGGCTAAACTGCTGGCGCAGCGCATCGGCTTGCAGCACGCCATCCTGATAGGTGTAAGGCAAATCATCACTGGCCCAGCGCTGCAGGAACAGGAAGAACAGCGCAGGCAGCATGGCGGTGGCCGCTGGTTCTGCACCGCGCTGATAGCATTCGCGCAGTGTTGGCGTCACCATGCCGGGGATTTTCGACAAACCATCCGCACCTACACGCTGGTTGGTGTCTTTGATATAGGGATTACTGAAGCGCGCCAGAACCACATCGCGGTACTCAGCCAAATTCAGCGGGCTTGGCGACAGCGATGGCATCACATCCTGCGTCACGTAGTCATACGCCAACTGATAAATCGTTGGCTGACGCGTGCTGTCATCGATGTAATTGAGGCCAATCAGCGTGCCTGCCCAGGCAATCGCCGCATGCGTGGCGTTGAGGATACGGATTTTCGCCTCTTCCCACGGCAATACCGATTCCACCAGCTCAACGCCAACCTTCTCCAGCGCCGGGCGACCGGCAATGAAGTCATCTTCAATCACCCATTGAATAAAGGATTCGGCCATCACTGATGCGCCATCGTCCTTACCGGTGGCGGCCTTGACGCGCTCAGCCACATCCGGCGTCGGGCGCGGCGTAATGCGATCCACCATGGTATTGGGCGAGGTGGTATTTTCGCGCACCCAATTCGCTAAGGCGCTGTCACCTTTAGCCGCAAGAAATGCCAGGAAGCCGTGACGAAAACGTTCGCCGTTGTGGCGCAGGTTATCGCAGTTGAGCAGCGTAACCGGCGCGCCACCGTTCGCCACGCGCTGCGTGAGGATGCGCGCCAGCGCGCCATAAATCGTGCGGATGTCGCCTTTCACATCGGCCTGTACATCCGGTTGCGTCAGGTCCAGTTCGAATTCTGGCGTCAAATAGTAACCGGCTTCAGTGACGGTAAAACCAATCACGCGGGTTTCACTTTTCGCACCCTGCTCAACCAGTGCGCTGATATTGCTATCCCACGGCAGGATTTTACGCAGTGAAGTGATGGTTTCGTAGGCCCGTTCGCCCTCTGGCGTCACAGTTTCCAGCACGTACTTGCCATCTTGCGCAGCGAGTTTCTGCAGCAACGGCGCGGCATCCTCGCGGATATTGCCGAGGGCGATGCTCCAGCTGTCATCGCCCTCGGCACGTAATTTATGCAGATACCATGCCTGATGAGCACGGTGAAAAGAGCCTGCGCCGATATGCATCCACACTGATTGATTGGTCATAGCTGCCTCAAAATAAACATTTGCCACGATTAAGGGCATTTGCCCGATGACGCGTAGCATAGTGCGAGCCCGCAGCCATGTTCTGCGAGCCAAATCACAATTAATACTTTTGCTCTTTTTTAGGGCTTTTGCTCAGTTAACACTTAACCGGCATCTCGCGTTAACATGGCGCACCGGTTTTGACGGAACAGCGCGATGAGCAGAGAAGAGAAAAAA carries:
- a CDS encoding MFS transporter is translated as MQSNDYWFGLPKKMFWGFLAIAIFMAGDGFEMAFLSRHITDMGFTPAQSAVVFTFYGLAAALAAWASGVVAELITPQRAMMIGFVLWIVMHTLFMSLGLGMRNYPLMVLFYGIRGLAYPLFIYSFMMMLVQVLPREKLAAATGWFWAMYSVGIGVVGSYLPSLTIPMLGETGTLWLAIIWVACGGVLAYFSLRHVPVDRSRVNLPMRDKMTEMSRAVTILFTNQHVFYACLIRIINTLSLFGFAIIMPLLFVDRLGFTISEWLQIWAVFFFVTIFTNIFWGITGEKLGWIRQVRWFGCLGMAISSLAFYYLPLYAGHNFWVALIPAVMLGVFVAAFVPMTAVFPTLEPHHKGAAVSIYNLSAGLSNFVAPAIASVMLPFFDIVGVVWAYTALYVFAGVLTFIIRVPQPGHAHEPAALKSRVVQQRS
- the dalD gene encoding D-arabinitol 4-dehydrogenase; translated protein: MTNQSVWMHIGAGSFHRAHQAWYLHKLRAEGDDSWSIALGNIREDAAPLLQKLAAQDGKYVLETVTPEGERAYETITSLRKILPWDSNISALVEQGAKSETRVIGFTVTEAGYYLTPEFELDLTQPDVQADVKGDIRTIYGALARILTQRVANGGAPVTLLNCDNLRHNGERFRHGFLAFLAAKGDSALANWVRENTTSPNTMVDRITPRPTPDVAERVKAATGKDDGASVMAESFIQWVIEDDFIAGRPALEKVGVELVESVLPWEEAKIRILNATHAAIAWAGTLIGLNYIDDSTRQPTIYQLAYDYVTQDVMPSLSPSPLNLAEYRDVVLARFSNPYIKDTNQRVGADGLSKIPGMVTPTLRECYQRGAEPAATAMLPALFFLFLQRWASDDLPYTYQDGVLQADALRQQFSRSDALNAFLSDSALFGELAQEKAFHALVTRSVADLQLWLKQPERALAAV
- the xylB gene encoding xylulokinase, with product MYLGMDIGTSELKALIINAQGEIIASNHATLNVQRPHAHWAEQDPERWWQACGEVLAGLRQQAAQAWSEIRAIGLSGQMHGAVLLDAQGEVLRPCILWNDTRSAPQCEALSRQHPEMMQVSGNMIMPGFTAPKLRWVAEHEPEIFRRIDKVLLPKDYLRWRLTGRFVSEPSDAAGTLWLDVAKRDWSDELLAITGLTRANMPELVEGSVVSATLKADLASEWGLSAAVCVAGGAGDNAASAVGVGAVNPGDAFISLGTSGVIFVVNDRLLADPQSGVHAFCHALPGRWHQMSVMLSAASCLRWLCNLLSVTESQLMEEMAQLSEEQRRHAPVFLPYLSGERTPHNDPDASGSFFNLRHETPRALLGYAVIEGVAFGLADGFAVLGDAQRQIQQCSLTGGGARSTLWAQLIADVLQLPIVTHPASASGALGAARLAWLAAGGVESEVCLKPPVQARYQPDAERGEVLQQRLQLFRTLYAQQQQARALLPE
- a CDS encoding TIGR01777 family oxidoreductase; the encoded protein is MHLLITGGTGLIGRHLIPRLLQLGHQVSVVTRDVAAAREKLDASVALWSGIHQQTDLNGIDGVINLAGEPIADKRWTEQQKQRLCESRWQITEQLVSLIHASSNPPQFLISGSATGFYGDTGDLVLTEEDPGHDEFTHTLCDRWEQLALTAQSDRTRVCLMRTGVVLAKEGGALSKMKLPFKLGVGGPIGSGKQYLPWIHIDDLVNAMLWLIDHAELRGPFNMVAPYAVRNEQFAATLGHVMHRPAFMRTPASAIKLMMGESAVLVLGGQHVLPKRLEESGFGFRWYDLEEALREVV
- the yfcF gene encoding glutathione transferase, which produces MNYPTITLWSDSCFFSPYAMSVYVALTEKGIPFTLKRVDLSQNAQWDDEYRALSLTCRVPTLQIDDVLLTESSAIAEYLEERFPAPEFERLYPRDREKRAHAREVQAWLRSDLMALRSERPTEVLFAGERFAPLTPAGEQAANKLIAAVQRLLPDGQQNLFGEWSIADTDLAVMINRLALHGDALPVKLQHYAEFQWQRASVQLWLAESGKTR
- the yfcD gene encoding NUDIX hydrolase YfcD, whose translation is MVDQTAGDGIEWVDIVNEENEVIAQASRAQMRAQCLRHRATYIVVHDGMGKILVQRRTEIKDFMPGMLDATAGGVVQSGEDLLESARREAEEELGIAAVPFAEHGQFYFEDQHCRVWGGLFSCVSHGPFAMQEEEVDEIFWMTPEEITARCDEFTDDSLKALSLWLSRNSDAARRKQSSEA